The Rissa tridactyla isolate bRisTri1 chromosome 6, bRisTri1.patW.cur.20221130, whole genome shotgun sequence DNA segment GGCAGCATAAAGCTGTACCAGTCATctatttctgtaatgtttttaaacaatcTGCAGTACTTCCCATGTAGAAGTATCCGCTTTGCATAAAAGGTATATAACCATGATCCTGAGACAAGCAGGTGAACTGTGGCAAGTGAGAATAACAGCAAAAATGACAGTGGTAGGGAAAGAGATATCATCACCTGTAAGGAGTTCGCACCACTCGCACGCACTTCCTTGTCTCACCACTCAGCCCACTATGGGCCCATGCCTTCCAAAACAGATGACTTTCTTCTCCTGTGTTGAAGCTTTTCCTAATGTTCTTAAGTTACAGATGTACTCAAGGCAGCAGATCTACCTGAGGCTAGTTACGAAACTTTAAAATTTCcaggaaatttaaaaattcagGTTGAGATTAGCAGTGCCTTCCTCACTGTGCATCAAATGTAAGACTCTTACGAGGTTCATTCTCATAGCAACATTCAAACTGTTTTCAGATACGTATACAGCAATCCATATCTATTTACCCAAAAAGCAACCACATTATGTATTTCTACTTCCTTTTCATTTACTGAAAATAGTAAtggatttctttatttattgaaTGTAATTCCctagaataatttaaaactggTAACATACCAAACACATCCTTTGCAcagttccactgacttcagtgttaCACCAAAACCTTTAATTCCAGAAGGGTTAGTCTTATACAGATAAATTGAAGTATCATACTATTTCTTCACCAAATCCTGATTTTTCATgggaatttttctgccttttttacttCCCAAGCACTCCCAAATAAGCTCAGGGAATTCAATACCTTCGAGCACCAGACACAAGTTTCccaactcaattttttttttttttttgtttattttaacacattttaaaaatgcaatataacCACTATTACACTTTCTTGAAAGTGCATATGCTATTAATTACATCAACTAAAGCTACTACTAGCATGAAAAAGTACAGGCCACCATGTGGATAGAAAAGGGAAATTGGAATTTAAACAACAGAACACACTACACCGAAGGCTTCATGAAGAGACCGTGAGAAAGGTACCTTGGCATCTACCGCTGCACAGAAACAATCCTGTTGAAAGGGGACTATTTACCATCAGCTACATTTGTTTTAGCCACTGAATCTGCAGTTGGTACACACCAAGCAGGACGCACTTGCCAAATAATACCACCAATTGGTTAATCTAACCATGGAGAAAGGTCTTGCTCAGCCTTAACTGGACCCTGATCTACTTTACTACAAGTCTAACTTGCACTGGTGATTTTGTTAGAAGAGGGTTTCTTACTGCTAAATTCCGGGCGGTAATCTCAGTGGGTATATAACTCCGCAAAGGCTACGATAATGAATAGACCACACAGCACAAGCGTGTAGCTGGGACAGAGCAAATATTGCCAGACATTGATGTTGCAGAACCTATCAGTTATTGTCAAATCTCCTCGTGCCCTTTCACAACCAAGGGATGAGATAAGAGGATTTAccttgaaatgtttttattgtaGTTTTCCCTGTCCTACAGATAGCATGACCTTCCACAGAACCAAACACTATATATTCTAGATTTGGCACAGTTTGAAAGCCAGGAAGTTTTGCTCAGGATGCAAGTATAGTGCTACATGTGACCAGAATGGCATGCATTTCTGTGTCAGCTGTATTGGCTTgatcttttaatttcttaaacaTGGCAAAAATAGCTGATGTCATTTTGAGGCATCTGTACCAACTGAGGTAACAAGACTAATTCAGAGAATGAATTGAAAAGGCTGTGAGGTGTCATATTGCGCATCTTGACAAAGGGTTTGTTAGTTGCATTTAACTAGATATTCCAAACTTGATAGAATTATCAAGAACCTAAATCCTGGTATTACCCTACTAACTTTATGGAAATGAGTCAGCTTATTAATGCAAACATAATAGAACTTGAGCTGAGATTGAGAAATAGTGAGTCTTGTAAAAGCTAATAAATCGAGAGCCAAAGGATGACGGTGCTCACAAGATGCTGCCTGCAACCCATATTCTGGGTTCAGTTCCTGACTCTGCTTCAGACTTCCTGTGTGGGCTTTGCCAAGGCAAATCTATGCCTCACTTCCCTATTAAAAAGGCAATCCATTTGGAATAAGGTTTGTCTCCCAACAAGAACATGTCAAACACTTTAATAGAGTAGCATTCTGTATTTAACAGGAACATCAGTGCTGAACAACGCAAATAATGAGCAACCACCTCTGTAACAACATAGCCTGTATTTCTATAATGACaggcattcttttctttctgaatgcaTCTGTACTGCCCAGGGTCTTAGGGTGTGtatatttatctatataaaaGTGACTTACATTTATAAGGGGTTTGTTTGTTATGGGATTCtttaggtgtttgttttttttttttaaagcaaatatatttCACTTAATCTGTGTTTGAGGCAGCACAAGTTGGGTTTGGCTGACAGCTGTCAGGATCTTGCAAACAGCAGTAAACACTACTCTGCAATAATAACtatcagttttggttttttttaaatatccactGTTTTTGAGGGAAGACTGTCTATTTGTAGACTCTGCAAAAGATAGAGTCGTGTATATCATATGACTTGCTTCTTAAAGTCATAAGTCATTAATAAGGAAATCGTTCTTGCAGAACACAAGCTCTAGCAAATCAAGAAGGTGCCCTGTAAAGGAGATTTCATCCATTTCCATACAATTAATACAgtccagaaatatttttcatacacTAAGTCTACAACTTCAACTCTTGGATACATAAATTTTGTCAGTAACTGAAAAGATAATATGAATTGTTGCTCCCCCTTGTGCCCTCCTTAAACTGTTTCTACAGTTAATGTGCAATAAATCAGCACGTGTCTGAAattttcagagattatttttttttcctcattagttGTTAAATACCATAGATCCAAGCCAGATGGGGAGCTAGGTAACTTCTGAATATTTAAGGTATTTATGGTACAACAGAACAATAGATTGTATGAGTGTCTTCATCTTTCTCTGTGATGTAAAAATTCTCTCAAAGAATTAAGCTTTAAcgcatagaaaaaaaattatagtgaTTCATGTCAGAGATCAAAATGAGTACCTAAACTGAAACACTCTTACCTCTGTTTTATTCTGCAAACGAGGTctatattaaaatagaaattggTTGAGAAAACACTTGAAGAtggcttatttttaaattcaaagacatttaaaaattaaattgctatcacgaatagtatttttttcctcttttcccctcctaGGTGTGAACTtcatattttcttcctgaaaccaGGTTAGAGCTGAAGAAATCAAGATGATTCCAAATTACTCTACTGAAGAAACAGTTAAAAGAATCCATGTAGACTGTCCCGTTTCGGGAAGGCACAATTACATCTACATTATGGTTCCAACTGTTTACAGCATCATCTTTATCATAGGCATATTTGGGAACAGCCTGGTCGTTATTGTCATTTACTGCtacatgaaattaaaaacagTAGCCAGCATCTTTCTGCTAAACCTGGCACTGGCTGACTTGTGTTTTTTAATAACTCTGCCGCTCTGGGCAGCCTACACAGCCATGGAGTACCAGTGGCCATTCGGCAACTGTTTATGTAAGTTAGCATCAGCAGGGATAAGTTTCAACCTGTATGCCAGCGTGTTCCTCCTCACATGCCTCAGTATTGACCGGTACCTGGCCATAGTACATCCAGTGAAGTCCCGAATTCGACGTACCATGTTTGTGGCCAGAATAACTTGCATTGCCATCTGGCTTCTCGCCGGTGTGGCCAGTTTGCCCGTCATCATTCACCGCAACATATTCTTTGCTGAGAACTTGAACATGACAGTCTGCGGTTTTCGGTATGACAACAATAACACAACGCTCCGGGTCGGATTGGGTTTATCCAAAAATTTGCTGggctttttaattccttttctgatCATATTAACAAGCTACACCTTAATTTGGAAGACTCTGAAGAAGGCATATCAAATTCAAAAAAATAAGACTAGAAATGATGATATTTTTAAGATGATTGTGGCaatagtttttttcttcttcttttcctggaTTCCTCATCAAGTGTTCACTTTTCTGGATGTACTAATTCAATTACATGTAATAACAGACTGCAAAATCACTGATATTGTGGACACGGCTATGCCATTCACCATTTGCATTGCTTACTTTAACAACTGTTTGAAtccttttttttatgtgttttttggaaaaaactttaaaaaatacttccttcAGCTGATAAAATACATTCCACCAAATGTCAGCGCACATCCAAGCCTAACAACAAAAATGAGCTCCCTCTCATATCGGCCACCAGAAAAATACACGCTTGCCCACTAAAAAGACTGCTGGGCCTTTCAACACCAAGTGATGTGTTTTGCAATATACTTTTTTTGAACAACCTTGTGAACGAAGCAGCAAGAATGACAAAATTCATCTGCAGTCCTGAACATCACAGCTTACTGCTCATTACAGAAACATGAGATCACCTCAGAGAAATCATGCTGTAAAGATTTTAGCAGTGGCCTTTTCTTTTACATTGTGAAGAGGActgcttggtttttattttgttttcctttaccgAAAACAACATAAATGGTGGACCGGCATGACATAGTTTCTGTCAGCATCCTGCCATTTACTCGAACTACAAAAGAAGGGTACAGAAGACTCCTAAGTTCAGAgatctctttaaagaaaaagcttgtaTAAATTACATGGATGATGAAAGACCTGTTTTGCACGTACATGAGCTATTCCAAATTTTGTTCAAGGAGCTGGTGGAGCTACActgcttgttttgttgtttttttaatgacataAAAGGCATATCATTATATTTAGAACACATTTTCAAATATATGCTATATAGAGAGGCCCAATTTTAAACTCAAATGGAAATTTAAGGTCCTTGAAATTGGTCTCATTCGATTTATGctactatttttcattttaaaaagtggcaAATTTTTCATAATAATATATGCaataaaatgcagatttatttattaaatatagaagaaatatatttttagatttctaTTCCTACTCATAGATTTCAAACATTGTTTCATAAATGTACATTTATATCCCAGTGGGTATTTTtatagtagtttaaaaaaaataaactatatatatatacacacgcacccCCCAAAATGGGCTTCACTTAACCTTTCCTCATAATATGCCACACTGACTTTGAAGAACATTACTTATGGAGTGGGTTGACTCCATACTCTATATGGCTAAAAGTAAAATTCTATATTTGAAAACATGAGTTCTGGGACAGAGGTGATTAGAAAACGTCAAACTATTTCTGTATAACAACCTGAGAGATGTCTGAGAGAAATTAGCAACTAATCAAATCCACTCaaattttcaaatttcaaattttaaataa contains these protein-coding regions:
- the AGTR1 gene encoding type-1 angiotensin II receptor, which produces MIPNYSTEETVKRIHVDCPVSGRHNYIYIMVPTVYSIIFIIGIFGNSLVVIVIYCYMKLKTVASIFLLNLALADLCFLITLPLWAAYTAMEYQWPFGNCLCKLASAGISFNLYASVFLLTCLSIDRYLAIVHPVKSRIRRTMFVARITCIAIWLLAGVASLPVIIHRNIFFAENLNMTVCGFRYDNNNTTLRVGLGLSKNLLGFLIPFLIILTSYTLIWKTLKKAYQIQKNKTRNDDIFKMIVAIVFFFFFSWIPHQVFTFLDVLIQLHVITDCKITDIVDTAMPFTICIAYFNNCLNPFFYVFFGKNFKKYFLQLIKYIPPNVSAHPSLTTKMSSLSYRPPEKYTLAH